From one Lysinibacillus sp. G4S2 genomic stretch:
- the namA gene encoding NADPH dehydrogenase NamA has translation MTKLFEPYQLQTISLKNRIVMAPMCMYSAQDDGLVTPFHQVHYATRAAGQVGLIIVEATGVVPEGRISSNDLGIWDDAHIEGLSQLVQGMKAYGAKTGIQLAHAGRKATVEGEIFAPSAIAFSDAYKTPTEMTLEDIEYVIEAFKLAAVRASKAGFDVLEIHGAHGYLISEFLSPATNKRNDQYGGSQENRYRLLRQVIDAIRSVWEGPLLVRVSAEDYAEDGTTMDDFIIFSRWMKSQGVDFVDVSTGGVVQAHINVFPGYQVPHAEAIKHGADIPTGAVGLITTAIQAEEILQNNRADLIFLARVLLREPYWPLHAAKELGKEVQPPVQYVRGW, from the coding sequence TTGACTAAATTATTCGAACCTTATCAATTACAAACTATCTCATTAAAAAATCGTATTGTTATGGCACCGATGTGTATGTACTCGGCACAGGATGATGGCCTTGTTACACCATTTCACCAAGTACATTATGCAACACGAGCGGCTGGTCAAGTTGGTTTAATCATTGTCGAAGCTACTGGTGTCGTACCAGAGGGGCGTATATCTAGTAACGATCTTGGTATTTGGGATGACGCTCACATCGAAGGTTTAAGTCAATTAGTTCAAGGCATGAAGGCATACGGAGCCAAAACAGGTATACAACTTGCACACGCTGGCCGTAAAGCAACTGTAGAGGGAGAAATATTTGCACCCTCAGCCATTGCATTTAGCGATGCTTATAAAACACCAACTGAGATGACATTAGAAGACATTGAATATGTTATAGAAGCATTTAAGCTAGCAGCTGTTCGTGCATCTAAAGCAGGCTTTGATGTACTTGAAATACATGGCGCACATGGCTATTTAATTAGTGAATTTTTATCACCTGCAACGAATAAACGCAATGACCAATACGGTGGCTCACAGGAAAATCGTTATCGCTTATTACGTCAAGTTATCGATGCTATTCGCAGTGTTTGGGAAGGTCCTTTACTTGTGCGTGTTTCCGCTGAAGACTATGCAGAAGATGGTACAACAATGGATGACTTTATCATCTTCAGTCGCTGGATGAAATCACAGGGTGTCGATTTTGTGGATGTTTCTACAGGTGGTGTCGTGCAAGCACATATTAATGTTTTTCCAGGCTACCAAGTGCCTCATGCTGAAGCGATTAAGCACGGTGCTGATATCCCAACTGGTGCAGTCGGCCTTATTACGACAGCCATTCAAGCAGAGGAAATTTTACAAAATAATCGTGCTGACTTAATTTTCTTAGCACGCGTTCTCCTTCGCGAGCCCTATTGGCCACTACATGCTGCTAAGGAATTAGGAAAAGAAGTTCAACCTCCAGTGCAATACGTACGAGGTTGGTAA
- a CDS encoding DUF1450 domain-containing protein: MVFSLFKKKKEPQQLKNRVEFCITNLSLGAADAYDVLIERSDIEIEESGCTSHCEICEQGIFAIVNGEVVTADDAETLVKAIDEEITQNPLY; this comes from the coding sequence ATGGTATTTTCTCTTTTTAAGAAAAAGAAAGAGCCACAGCAATTGAAAAATAGAGTGGAGTTTTGTATTACAAACTTATCCCTGGGTGCAGCAGATGCCTATGATGTATTAATTGAAAGATCTGATATTGAAATTGAAGAATCCGGCTGTACATCGCATTGTGAAATTTGTGAGCAAGGGATCTTCGCTATCGTCAATGGAGAAGTCGTCACTGCAGATGATGCAGAGACGTTAGTGAAGGCAATTGATGAAGAAATTACACAAAATCCTCTTTATTGA
- a CDS encoding SMI1/KNR4 family protein, with protein MEYFYKKCEIICDVRDDGYHLDGIGIDFGDIDLYLYSPDNLERRQEGFRWIGSEKNENPNWDPNWIVLADKDDDPIVVVTNQEGSPVLASYETSDLFPVADSFSDFLDSLSVILVLVHEKFEGEIMDEETFEFYDDFIVMLKSSLNNILKKEEYVENLIKYLYIG; from the coding sequence TTGGAATATTTTTATAAAAAATGCGAAATAATTTGTGATGTTAGAGATGATGGATATCATTTAGACGGTATAGGTATCGATTTTGGAGATATTGACCTTTATCTTTACTCACCTGATAATTTGGAGCGTAGGCAAGAAGGATTTCGATGGATTGGATCCGAGAAAAATGAAAATCCAAATTGGGATCCAAATTGGATTGTATTAGCAGACAAGGATGATGATCCAATTGTAGTTGTTACAAACCAAGAAGGTTCACCTGTTTTAGCAAGCTATGAAACGAGTGATTTATTTCCAGTTGCAGATTCTTTTTCGGATTTTCTAGATTCTCTTTCGGTGATATTAGTATTAGTGCATGAGAAATTTGAAGGAGAGATAATGGACGAAGAAACCTTTGAATTCTATGATGATTTTATTGTAATGTTAAAATCTTCTTTGAATAATATTTTGAAAAAAGAAGAGTATGTTGAAAATTTGATTAAGTATTTGTATATCGGTTAG
- a CDS encoding DUF1629 domain-containing protein yields the protein MGNTYAIFKKEGIFCPTYLEGLMHTEFFEKDPFEARDSDAGEWRTTRNIKTELPEELWFVSKDIKYDFDLRWDRDGFFLSSEFLKLLLKFGVANFQYTKLHMVNRHKKSLTSKEYYYVRFYERLEDVIDMEKSNIEFYKQDGRIKKIWDLQLKESNTLPDVFLINNTSLSSILFCSEEFKKEAEKHKLKGIIFVPSNEADVYKP from the coding sequence ATGGGAAATACATATGCGATTTTTAAAAAAGAAGGTATATTTTGTCCTACTTACCTAGAAGGGCTTATGCATACAGAATTCTTTGAAAAAGATCCTTTTGAAGCGAGAGACTCTGATGCAGGGGAATGGAGAACCACAAGAAATATTAAAACAGAACTGCCTGAAGAATTATGGTTTGTTTCAAAAGATATAAAATATGATTTTGATTTGAGATGGGATAGAGACGGTTTTTTCTTATCTTCAGAATTTCTAAAATTATTACTAAAATTTGGAGTTGCCAATTTTCAATACACTAAATTGCATATGGTGAACAGGCATAAAAAAAGCCTAACTTCAAAGGAATATTATTATGTGCGATTTTATGAGAGGTTAGAAGATGTAATAGATATGGAGAAATCAAATATTGAATTTTATAAGCAAGATGGACGTATAAAAAAAATATGGGATTTACAGCTGAAAGAATCAAATACTCTCCCAGATGTTTTCCTAATAAATAATACAAGCCTTTCAAGTATATTATTTTGTTCAGAAGAATTTAAAAAAGAAGCTGAAAAACATAAATTAAAGGGCATTATCTTTGTCCCTTCAAATGAAGCTGATGTGTATAAACCTTAG
- a CDS encoding SMI1/KNR4 family protein, which produces MKFSFIKDNSNLQFSKIKSNEVERVEDELGIVFPKDLKLFLTEIGYGSFVGDEDLDENCVLSPASIRDFRLRQGFFDAYPNYDEDSKLVFFTGWESVPFSIGLTDEEQNAVYDNEKKIANSLEEFLLKIIEDPEYYQQD; this is translated from the coding sequence ATGAAATTTTCATTTATTAAAGATAACTCTAATCTACAGTTTTCCAAAATAAAAAGTAATGAAGTTGAACGAGTGGAAGATGAACTAGGTATTGTTTTTCCAAAAGATCTAAAGCTATTTTTGACGGAGATCGGCTACGGGTCTTTTGTGGGCGACGAAGATCTTGACGAAAATTGTGTATTGAGTCCCGCATCAATTAGGGATTTTCGATTAAGACAAGGTTTTTTTGATGCTTATCCAAACTACGATGAAGATAGTAAATTAGTTTTCTTTACTGGATGGGAATCAGTGCCTTTTTCAATCGGATTAACTGATGAAGAACAAAATGCTGTCTATGATAACGAAAAAAAGATTGCAAACTCTCTTGAGGAATTTTTATTAAAGATTATCGAAGATCCTGAATACTACCAACAAGATTAG